The following are encoded together in the Pseudomonas xantholysinigenes genome:
- a CDS encoding MFS transporter, giving the protein MPNHSPHSPPEHSQQSLKQQWLAILSVAVGAFALVTSEFLPVGVLNDVAGDLGISAGHAGLMVTLPGIMAALAAPLLSVGIGTLDRRYLLSALTLIMIIANSVVAYATDFNLLLVGRVLLGISIGGFWATAIALSGRLAPKGVGVAQATSIIMVGVTLATVLGVPVGTWLSGLMGWRMTFLVTALLGVPVLLAQVLLLPRLTPDKAIHVRDLPALFVNPLARVGLIAVLLIGLAHFAAYTYVAPFFKHNASFDGPTIGSLLLLYGVAGVIGNLFAGFAANQSVRHTLMLVALLIGVGTALFPYFATSLTGAAMLIALWGFAFGAFPACASIWMFVVAPKDVERGMPLFVAMFQVIIALGSFFGGQIVDQLGSAVLFSLATALVGCGFVTVLVLGRNVSNRLVAEPS; this is encoded by the coding sequence ATGCCCAACCACTCTCCCCACAGCCCTCCCGAACATAGCCAACAAAGCCTCAAGCAACAGTGGCTGGCGATCCTCTCGGTCGCCGTGGGTGCCTTCGCCCTGGTGACCAGCGAGTTCCTGCCGGTGGGCGTGCTCAACGATGTCGCCGGCGACCTGGGCATCAGCGCGGGTCACGCAGGCCTGATGGTGACCCTGCCCGGCATCATGGCTGCCCTCGCCGCGCCGCTGCTGTCGGTGGGCATCGGCACCCTGGACCGGCGCTACCTGCTCAGCGCCCTGACACTTATCATGATCATCGCCAACTCGGTGGTGGCCTATGCCACCGACTTCAACCTGCTGCTGGTCGGTCGCGTGCTGCTGGGCATCAGCATCGGCGGTTTCTGGGCCACCGCCATTGCCCTGAGTGGCCGCCTGGCCCCCAAGGGCGTGGGTGTCGCCCAGGCCACCTCGATCATCATGGTCGGCGTGACCCTGGCCACCGTGCTGGGCGTGCCCGTGGGCACCTGGCTCAGTGGCCTGATGGGCTGGCGCATGACCTTCCTGGTCACCGCACTGCTGGGTGTACCGGTGTTGCTGGCCCAGGTGCTGCTGCTGCCCCGCCTGACCCCGGACAAGGCGATCCACGTCAGGGACCTGCCGGCGCTGTTCGTCAACCCCCTGGCCCGGGTCGGCCTGATCGCCGTGCTGCTGATCGGCCTGGCACACTTTGCCGCCTACACCTACGTCGCGCCGTTCTTCAAGCACAACGCCAGCTTCGATGGGCCGACCATTGGCTCGCTGCTGTTGCTGTATGGCGTGGCCGGGGTGATCGGCAACCTGTTCGCCGGCTTCGCCGCCAACCAGAGCGTGCGTCACACGCTGATGCTGGTGGCGTTGCTGATCGGTGTCGGCACGGCCCTGTTCCCCTACTTCGCCACCAGCCTGACCGGCGCCGCCATGTTGATCGCGCTGTGGGGCTTCGCCTTCGGCGCCTTCCCGGCCTGCGCCAGCATCTGGATGTTCGTCGTCGCGCCCAAGGATGTCGAACGCGGCATGCCGCTGTTCGTCGCCATGTTCCAGGTGATCATCGCCCTGGGCTCGTTCTTCGGTGGGCAGATCGTCGACCAACTGGGCAGCGCGGTGTTGTTCAGCCTGGCCACCGCCCTGGTGGGCTGCGGTTTCGTCACAGTGCTGGTGCTGGGGCGCAATGTCAGCAATCGTCTGGTGGCCGAACCGTCCTGA
- a CDS encoding LuxR C-terminal-related transcriptional regulator, producing the protein MTVDSLPLQDLERMAFQASPAPQMVTAHRRMLDCNQAFVRLFGYQRDELRGNLTLLLYPSHADYQSIGERSEHWLKAGPGAFYTDERFMQHRNGEVFWARAHGFTLTLDDPFKLMVWHFERIDRQPAPTVQLTAREREISLHIVNGLTCKEVARQLGISHRTVEVHRARLMKKLQAKNSAELVSKIIFIS; encoded by the coding sequence ATGACCGTAGACAGCCTTCCCTTGCAGGACCTCGAGCGCATGGCGTTCCAGGCCTCCCCCGCGCCGCAGATGGTCACTGCCCATCGGCGCATGCTCGATTGCAACCAGGCGTTCGTGCGGTTGTTCGGCTACCAGCGGGACGAACTGCGCGGCAACCTGACCCTGCTGCTGTACCCCTCCCATGCCGATTACCAGAGCATTGGCGAGCGCAGCGAGCATTGGCTCAAAGCCGGGCCGGGCGCGTTCTATACCGATGAGCGTTTCATGCAGCATCGCAACGGCGAGGTGTTCTGGGCCCGGGCCCATGGTTTCACCCTGACCCTGGATGATCCATTCAAACTGATGGTGTGGCATTTCGAGCGCATCGACCGCCAGCCCGCGCCCACGGTGCAACTGACGGCGCGGGAGCGGGAAATATCCTTGCATATCGTCAACGGCCTGACCTGCAAGGAAGTGGCACGCCAACTCGGGATTTCTCATCGCACGGTGGAAGTGCATCGGGCGCGGTTGATGAAGAAATTGCAGGCCAAGAACAGCGCGGAGCTGGTGTCGAAGATCATTTTCATCAGCTGA
- a CDS encoding HD domain-containing phosphohydrolase: MNNRGRSISLQLLVALAIMLGMLVLGAALAWQGYLGVRQTLVAAAGDAAQQVGKTIEERARRLVDPAQSSLRLLAVDPVAGNLAQRLEQLPQLVECLNANRMLSATYVGYPNGDFLLVRRLRDPQLLQRLEAPPDTVFLVQSVSHDAAGAPLGEWRFYDRAQVLLKTQVKPDYRYDPRLRPWFVEASRQASTVLTRPYVFFTTREIGLTMALRSADGAAVIGMDVSVNDLASESRDLRITPGTEIAVVDDQGSVVAYPDLQRVVVREGEAVRLTHIAELGVPSLQQIQAVLPAGGRPQPYQVDGQTWYGMRVPLALAGQNLQVLIAVPAHELLAGARKVLFDQLLWTAALMALLLLLGGLLGQRIGRPLRLLAEQVRGLADFDFSREVGVTSRVSEVRELSRVLSRMSGTIRSFQAITLTLSRETQLERMLDGVLRHLVDAAGVSAGAVYLFDADRGDLHLAAGCRGEAYPTQLRVEASEDLAASVTQALALQGQSLAVVLNDRSEQLLGILVLQLENTQGGSGELSQPFRRFVEELSGAAAVAIETRQLVEAQQRLLDGMIKLLADAIDAKSPYTGGHCERVPQLAQMLLDKAVQADRGPYADFTMSEAERYEFRVAAWLHDCGKVTSPEYVVDKATKLETLYNRIHEVRMRFEVLWRDAEIAYWQGLANGEAQPALQQALAQCRAELHEEFAFVAEANIGGEFMADDDVARLQRIGQRRWWRHFDNRLGISRDEESRFAGQVSAPLPVEEHLLADRPEHRVPWGERKPPVARDDPRNTWGFDMRLPSHASNHGELYNLAIRRGTLNDEERFKVNEHIVQTIIMLTSLPFPRQLRRVPAIAGNHHEKMDGNGYPRRLGEAQLGIAERVMAIADIFEALTAADRPYKAPKTLSESVKILVFMARDNHIDAQLLRLFLGSGVYREYAERFLRPEQIDEVDVGYWLGQI; this comes from the coding sequence ATGAACAACCGAGGGCGCAGCATCTCGCTGCAACTGCTGGTGGCACTGGCGATCATGCTCGGCATGCTGGTGCTCGGTGCGGCGTTGGCCTGGCAAGGCTATCTGGGCGTGCGCCAGACCTTGGTGGCGGCTGCGGGCGACGCTGCCCAGCAGGTCGGCAAGACCATCGAGGAGCGCGCTCGCCGCCTGGTCGATCCGGCGCAGAGCAGCCTGCGCCTGCTGGCGGTCGACCCGGTCGCCGGCAACCTTGCGCAACGCCTGGAGCAGTTGCCGCAGCTGGTCGAATGCCTCAACGCCAACCGCATGCTCAGCGCCACCTATGTGGGCTACCCCAACGGTGACTTCCTGCTGGTGCGGCGCTTGCGCGACCCACAGTTGCTGCAGCGGCTCGAAGCGCCACCGGACACGGTCTTCCTCGTGCAAAGTGTCAGCCACGACGCCGCCGGCGCCCCGCTTGGCGAGTGGCGCTTCTATGACCGAGCCCAAGTCTTGCTCAAGACCCAGGTCAAGCCGGACTACCGCTACGATCCGCGCTTGCGCCCGTGGTTCGTCGAAGCCTCCCGGCAAGCGAGTACCGTGCTTACCCGGCCTTACGTGTTTTTCACCACCCGTGAGATCGGCCTGACCATGGCCCTGCGCAGTGCCGATGGCGCGGCGGTGATCGGCATGGATGTCTCGGTCAACGACCTGGCCAGCGAAAGTCGCGACCTGCGTATCACCCCCGGCACCGAGATCGCCGTGGTCGATGACCAGGGCAGCGTGGTGGCGTATCCGGACCTGCAGCGGGTGGTGGTGCGCGAGGGCGAGGCGGTGCGCCTGACGCATATCGCCGAGCTTGGGGTGCCGAGCTTGCAGCAGATCCAGGCGGTGCTGCCTGCGGGCGGGCGGCCCCAGCCGTACCAGGTGGATGGGCAGACCTGGTACGGCATGCGCGTGCCGCTGGCCTTGGCCGGGCAGAACCTGCAGGTGCTGATTGCGGTGCCGGCCCACGAGCTGCTGGCCGGCGCGCGCAAGGTATTGTTCGACCAGTTGCTGTGGACGGCGGCGCTGATGGCGCTGCTGTTGTTGCTCGGCGGGCTGCTCGGGCAACGCATCGGCCGCCCGTTGCGGTTGCTGGCCGAACAGGTGCGAGGCCTGGCCGATTTCGATTTCAGCCGCGAGGTGGGCGTGACCTCGCGGGTCAGCGAGGTACGCGAACTGAGCCGCGTGCTCAGCCGCATGTCCGGCACGATCCGCAGCTTCCAGGCGATCACCCTCACGCTCAGCCGCGAGACCCAGCTCGAGCGCATGCTCGACGGCGTGCTGCGCCACCTGGTGGACGCCGCCGGCGTCAGTGCGGGGGCGGTGTACCTGTTCGATGCCGACCGGGGCGACTTGCACCTGGCCGCAGGCTGTCGAGGCGAAGCCTACCCCACGCAACTGCGGGTCGAGGCCAGCGAGGACCTGGCGGCCAGCGTGACCCAGGCCCTGGCCTTGCAAGGGCAGAGCCTGGCCGTGGTGCTCAACGATCGCAGCGAGCAGTTGCTCGGCATTCTGGTCTTGCAGCTTGAAAACACCCAGGGTGGCTCAGGTGAGTTGAGCCAGCCGTTCCGCCGTTTCGTCGAAGAGCTGTCCGGTGCCGCTGCCGTGGCGATCGAGACCCGCCAGCTGGTGGAGGCGCAGCAGCGCCTGCTGGACGGCATGATCAAGTTGCTGGCCGACGCCATTGACGCCAAGAGCCCCTACACCGGTGGCCATTGCGAGCGCGTGCCGCAATTGGCGCAGATGCTGCTGGACAAGGCCGTGCAGGCCGACCGTGGCCCCTACGCCGATTTCACCATGAGCGAGGCCGAGCGCTACGAATTCCGCGTGGCGGCCTGGCTGCATGACTGCGGCAAGGTCACCAGCCCCGAATACGTGGTGGACAAGGCCACCAAGCTGGAGACCCTGTACAACCGCATCCACGAAGTGCGCATGCGTTTCGAGGTGCTCTGGCGCGACGCCGAGATCGCCTACTGGCAAGGGCTGGCCAATGGCGAGGCGCAGCCTGCGCTGCAGCAGGCGCTGGCGCAATGCCGCGCCGAGCTGCACGAGGAATTCGCCTTCGTCGCCGAGGCCAATATCGGTGGCGAGTTCATGGCCGACGACGATGTCGCCCGCTTGCAGCGTATTGGTCAGCGCCGCTGGTGGCGGCACTTCGATAACCGCCTGGGGATCTCCCGTGACGAGGAGAGCCGCTTTGCCGGCCAGGTAAGCGCGCCGCTGCCTGTCGAGGAGCACTTGCTCGCGGACCGCCCTGAACACCGCGTGCCCTGGGGCGAGCGCAAGCCGCCGGTGGCCAGGGACGATCCCCGCAACACCTGGGGCTTCGACATGCGTCTGCCGAGCCATGCCAGCAACCATGGCGAGCTGTACAACCTGGCGATTCGCCGGGGCACCCTCAATGACGAGGAGCGCTTCAAGGTCAACGAACACATCGTACAGACCATCATCATGCTCACCTCGCTGCCGTTTCCGCGGCAGTTGCGTCGAGTGCCGGCGATCGCCGGTAACCACCACGAGAAGATGGATGGCAACGGCTACCCGCGGCGGCTGGGCGAGGCGCAGTTGGGCATAGCCGAACGAGTGATGGCGATTGCCGATATCTTCGAGGCACTGACTGCAGCGGACCGTCCCTACAAAGCACCGAAGACCTTGTCCGAGTCGGTGAAGATCCTGGTGTTCATGGCCCGCGACAACCATATCGACGCCCAGCTGTTGCGGCTGTTCCTCGGCAGTGGCGTGTACCGCGAGTATGCCGAGCGGTTCCTGCGGCCCGAGCAGATCGATGAGGTGGATGTGGGCTACTGGCTGGGGCAGATCTAG
- a CDS encoding MBL fold metallo-hydrolase: MHASKGFALLFLCVCCIATARETPPQVWSATSATEPSIQYLGVGGWLMHWRGEGVMLAPSFSNPATLFEGVPPLWVKADKQRINTYMRRAPADDVTLLLVGHGHYDHLLDVPWVMHWYARNAEVYGSDTVVHMLRAFKDPRQVGQHNWLDPARVRSARGYMATVPGCAGRKPPARPGYWITSKGGHIRVMPIESMHASHLLGHTFAQGDYHADLRTPPSSVFGWKQGQSMAWLIDLLNEDGKPAYRIQYQDSAASSPCGILPTPPDATPVDVLVLGVGSWRHARLYPQRVLAATQPRMVLLGHWENFLGNDPDAPEPMKGQEVAEMQATVEDLARQQTPPATVYLPSPFTRIALPAPLTLPADR, from the coding sequence ATGCACGCAAGCAAAGGGTTTGCCCTCCTTTTTCTCTGTGTTTGCTGCATCGCCACTGCGCGGGAGACACCACCGCAGGTCTGGTCGGCCACCAGCGCCACCGAACCGAGCATCCAGTACCTGGGCGTGGGCGGCTGGCTCATGCACTGGCGCGGTGAAGGCGTGATGCTCGCCCCCTCCTTCAGCAACCCGGCAACGCTGTTCGAGGGTGTACCGCCGCTGTGGGTCAAGGCCGACAAGCAGCGCATCAATACCTACATGCGCCGCGCCCCCGCGGACGACGTCACCCTGCTGCTGGTCGGCCACGGCCATTACGACCACCTGCTCGACGTGCCTTGGGTGATGCACTGGTACGCGCGCAACGCCGAAGTCTACGGCTCGGATACCGTGGTCCACATGCTCCGTGCGTTCAAGGATCCCCGCCAAGTCGGCCAACACAATTGGCTCGACCCTGCCCGGGTCAGGAGCGCCCGAGGCTACATGGCAACCGTGCCCGGCTGCGCGGGCCGTAAACCACCTGCCCGACCCGGTTACTGGATCACCTCCAAGGGCGGGCATATCCGCGTCATGCCGATCGAGAGCATGCACGCGTCGCATCTACTGGGTCATACCTTCGCCCAGGGCGACTACCACGCCGACTTGCGCACGCCGCCCAGCAGCGTGTTCGGCTGGAAGCAAGGCCAATCCATGGCCTGGTTGATCGACCTGCTCAATGAGGACGGCAAGCCGGCCTACCGTATTCAATACCAGGACAGTGCCGCCTCCTCCCCATGCGGCATTCTGCCAACGCCGCCGGACGCCACGCCGGTCGATGTGCTGGTGCTCGGCGTGGGCTCCTGGCGCCATGCCAGGCTCTACCCGCAACGGGTACTGGCCGCGACCCAGCCACGGATGGTGCTGCTCGGTCACTGGGAAAACTTCCTAGGCAACGACCCCGACGCCCCTGAGCCGATGAAAGGGCAGGAAGTCGCCGAGATGCAAGCTACCGTCGAAGACCTTGCACGCCAGCAGACACCACCGGCCACGGTGTATCTACCCAGCCCGTTCACGCGCATAGCCCTGCCTGCACCGCTAACCCTCCCCGCCGACCGATAG